Proteins encoded in a region of the Pirellulales bacterium genome:
- a CDS encoding DNA-3-methyladenine glycosylase has product MTLEYEPAQAIAAIGRADKYMAKLIRRVGPLELQPSKIDNTFQTLVRAIIYQQLSGKAAATIHGRAVDAFGTRKKITPERLLSAKDEALRAVGLSRAKAAAVKDLAAKTLDGTVPTVAKLRKMSDEEILERLTSVRGIGVWTVEMLLLFRLGRPDVLPISDLGVRKGFMLTYGHKEMPKPTAILEHGERWRPYRSVASWYLWRAVDVAAKAPVPM; this is encoded by the coding sequence ATGACGCTCGAGTATGAACCGGCCCAGGCTATTGCTGCCATTGGCCGCGCCGACAAGTACATGGCGAAACTGATTCGCCGCGTTGGGCCACTCGAGTTGCAGCCGAGCAAAATCGACAACACTTTTCAAACGCTGGTCCGCGCAATCATCTACCAGCAACTCTCGGGCAAAGCAGCCGCCACGATCCATGGCCGCGCTGTCGACGCTTTCGGCACGCGCAAGAAAATAACTCCTGAGCGACTCTTGTCGGCAAAGGACGAAGCGCTGCGCGCCGTCGGCCTATCGCGGGCGAAGGCGGCGGCCGTCAAGGACCTGGCCGCCAAAACGCTCGATGGAACAGTCCCCACCGTGGCGAAGTTGCGCAAAATGAGCGACGAGGAAATCCTCGAACGATTGACCAGCGTGCGCGGGATCGGTGTCTGGACCGTTGAAATGCTGCTGTTGTTTCGCTTGGGCCGTCCGGATGTGTTGCCGATCTCGGACCTGGGAGTCCGTAAAGGCTTTATGCTCACCTACGGGCATAAAGAGATGCCCAAACCCACGGCCATTCTCGAACATGGCGAGCGGTGGCGCCCCTATCGCTCGGTCGCCAGTTGGTACCTGTGGCGCGCGGTCGACGTGGCCGCCAAAGCGCCCGTGCCCATGTAG
- a CDS encoding helix-turn-helix transcriptional regulator, with translation MTYIALLCIVTFMAISKDLVAASARPILLAILERGENYGYAVIQEVRRLSGGQLQWSDGMLYPVLHRLEKEELITATWKTSDEGRRRKYYKLNRQGTKALCAERAQWYAVHSTLAQLWGTDPCLT, from the coding sequence TTGACATACATTGCTCTTCTATGTATCGTCACGTTTATGGCTATTTCCAAGGACCTTGTCGCCGCGTCGGCACGACCGATCTTGCTCGCCATCCTCGAACGTGGCGAGAACTATGGTTACGCCGTTATTCAGGAAGTTCGAAGGCTTTCTGGCGGCCAACTTCAGTGGAGCGACGGAATGCTTTATCCCGTGCTTCATCGCCTGGAAAAAGAAGAGCTAATCACGGCAACGTGGAAAACGTCCGACGAAGGGCGACGACGCAAGTATTACAAGTTGAACCGGCAGGGGACGAAGGCCTTGTGTGCGGAACGAGCGCAATGGTACGCCGTTCACTCGACTCTCGCACAACTATGGGGTACTGATCCATGTTTGACCTAG
- a CDS encoding acyl-CoA carboxylase subunit beta produces the protein MPPTLPGDTTTLAELTAEFRKQEADIALGGGRKAIARQHEKGRLTARERIEKLIDPDTRFFEIGLWAAWEMYTEWGGAPSAGVVCGVGTVAGRRHMIIANDATVKAGAFFPATAKKVLRAQRVAFQNRLPLVYLVDSAGVFLPLQEDVFPDEDDFGRIFRNNAVMSAAGLGQISAIMGNCVAGGGYLPVLCDKLLMTEGSGLYLAGPALVRSAIGQTVDSEALGGAKMHAQVSGTIDYRDPDDPTCLDRLRRLVSVVHADPIVPPAPFTRHEPLPPARPPEDIYELVNPNPRRDYEVRDVLSCIVDANSFDEYKAEYGQSLVCGTARLGGFPVGIVANQHHQVRPADGPIQFGGVLYVDSAEKAARFVMNCNQDWLPILFLQDVNGFMVGRDSEREGIIKAGAKLVNAIANSRVPKLTVLVGGSYGAGNYAMCGKAFDPRLVFAWPSSRCAVMGGEQATSTLLDVMVKSLERQGHAVDAQEMAALRDKVKGDYDRQMDARYGAARGWVDRIIDPAQTREELIFALELATRHASDEPFRVGVYQV, from the coding sequence ATGCCTCCCACGCTTCCCGGAGATACGACAACCCTGGCCGAGTTGACCGCCGAGTTTCGCAAGCAGGAAGCGGATATCGCTCTGGGCGGCGGGCGAAAAGCGATCGCCCGACAGCACGAAAAGGGGCGGCTCACGGCCCGCGAGCGCATCGAAAAACTCATCGACCCGGACACTCGGTTTTTTGAAATCGGGCTGTGGGCCGCGTGGGAGATGTATACCGAATGGGGCGGTGCCCCCTCGGCCGGCGTCGTTTGCGGTGTCGGCACGGTCGCTGGACGCCGGCATATGATCATCGCCAACGACGCCACGGTGAAGGCCGGCGCGTTCTTTCCGGCCACAGCTAAGAAAGTGCTGCGGGCCCAGCGTGTGGCGTTTCAGAATCGTTTGCCGCTGGTCTACCTGGTAGACTCGGCCGGTGTGTTCTTGCCACTGCAGGAAGACGTCTTTCCGGATGAAGACGATTTCGGGCGCATCTTTCGCAATAACGCCGTGATGTCCGCGGCCGGCTTGGGGCAGATCTCGGCGATCATGGGCAACTGCGTCGCTGGCGGAGGCTATCTGCCGGTCCTGTGCGACAAGCTGCTGATGACCGAAGGATCGGGATTGTACCTGGCCGGGCCGGCGCTCGTGCGCAGTGCCATCGGCCAAACCGTCGATAGCGAGGCGTTAGGGGGCGCGAAGATGCACGCCCAGGTAAGCGGCACGATCGACTACCGCGACCCCGACGATCCGACATGCTTGGATCGTTTGCGACGACTGGTCTCCGTGGTGCATGCGGACCCCATTGTGCCGCCTGCCCCTTTCACTCGACACGAACCGTTGCCGCCGGCGCGACCGCCGGAAGACATTTACGAACTGGTGAACCCGAATCCTCGGCGCGATTACGAGGTACGCGACGTGCTATCGTGCATCGTGGATGCGAATTCCTTTGACGAATACAAGGCCGAGTACGGCCAGTCGCTGGTTTGCGGAACAGCGCGACTCGGAGGCTTTCCCGTTGGTATCGTGGCCAACCAGCATCATCAGGTTCGCCCGGCCGATGGTCCGATTCAGTTCGGCGGTGTGCTGTATGTCGACAGCGCAGAGAAGGCCGCGCGGTTCGTGATGAATTGCAACCAGGACTGGCTGCCGATTCTGTTCCTGCAGGACGTCAACGGTTTCATGGTCGGGCGGGACAGCGAGCGAGAAGGGATCATCAAAGCCGGCGCGAAGCTGGTCAACGCCATCGCCAACAGCCGGGTACCAAAGTTAACCGTGCTCGTCGGCGGATCGTACGGTGCGGGCAACTACGCAATGTGCGGCAAGGCATTCGATCCGCGGCTGGTTTTCGCCTGGCCCTCATCCCGCTGTGCGGTGATGGGGGGCGAACAGGCCACGAGCACACTTCTGGACGTGATGGTCAAAAGCCTGGAACGACAAGGGCACGCCGTGGACGCCCAGGAAATGGCCGCACTGCGTGACAAGGTGAAAGGCGATTACGACCGGCAGATGGACGCCCGCTACGGTGCGGCCCGCGGCTGGGTCGATCGAATCATTGATCCCGCGCAAACTCGCGAGGAATTGATTTTCGCCCTGGAACTAGCCACGCGGCACGCCAGCGACGAACCATTCCGCGTGGGCGTCTACCAGGTGTGA
- a CDS encoding permease prefix domain 1-containing protein — translation MFDLEQSISQWRTAHSSQGAANTDALNELESHMRDEISALLTRELSAEEAFLVTVLRMGAPQDVAAEFAKVDCRVVWMNRLKWMLAGYLLTNLGSLTFTFSTRLLEVLASDVGISTGATALIACYGPIALFAIVGIAIFKSRLMAQLRRVAERSRRYFSVASIVFGCCAAILMMNCVSFMCEVTIFSPPSRNVHLWQFTAYRNSLITVLGPMAAVVLLFSLRQSHREKAVAPGGVE, via the coding sequence ATGTTTGACCTAGAGCAAAGCATATCGCAGTGGCGTACCGCACATTCGTCGCAGGGAGCGGCTAACACCGACGCCCTCAACGAACTTGAGTCTCACATGCGCGATGAAATCTCGGCGCTTCTTACGCGAGAACTCTCGGCCGAAGAAGCATTCCTCGTCACGGTACTCCGGATGGGTGCTCCTCAAGACGTCGCAGCCGAATTCGCCAAAGTCGATTGCCGAGTGGTGTGGATGAATCGCCTGAAATGGATGCTAGCCGGCTATCTGTTGACTAACCTGGGATCGTTGACGTTCACGTTCTCGACGCGGCTACTTGAGGTGTTGGCATCGGATGTTGGAATTTCGACTGGAGCCACTGCCCTAATTGCTTGCTATGGTCCAATAGCGCTGTTCGCGATCGTTGGCATAGCGATCTTTAAATCAAGACTCATGGCACAATTGCGCCGAGTCGCCGAACGATCACGTCGCTATTTCTCGGTCGCGTCAATTGTTTTTGGCTGCTGCGCCGCGATTTTAATGATGAATTGCGTATCCTTCATGTGCGAAGTTACGATCTTCAGTCCGCCGAGTAGAAACGTTCATCTTTGGCAATTCACAGCCTACCGTAATTCTCTAATAACGGTGCTAGGCCCAATGGCAGCTGTGGTGCTCCTGTTTTCTCTCCGGCAATCACATCGCGAAAAGGCAGTGGCTCCGGGAGGGGTAGAATAG
- a CDS encoding enoyl-CoA hydratase/isomerase family protein produces MSLLRINVHENTGTIILNRPERRNALSRDLLRALIEALGDLHLERRVRAVIITGSGSTFCAGMDLAEMRATKESEDPRVQWHDDAVLYLELIEAMLRFPKPLIAAVNGPAVAGGAGLVLACDIVVAAEDARFGFPEARRGIVAGLVAPLLVFRIGAGHAAQLLLTGNLIDAKEAHRIGAFHRLVSPEHTWLRAVELAGECAACAPESLLLTKMLLNETIGENMLTQLSAGAAASATSRTTEAAAEGLAAFLEKRPPKWL; encoded by the coding sequence ATGTCTCTTCTGCGCATCAACGTTCACGAAAACACAGGCACGATTATCCTCAATCGCCCCGAGCGGCGCAACGCCCTGTCGCGCGACCTGCTGCGGGCATTAATCGAAGCGCTGGGGGATTTGCATCTCGAGCGTCGCGTGCGGGCCGTAATCATAACCGGATCTGGCTCGACATTTTGTGCGGGTATGGATCTGGCTGAGATGCGCGCCACCAAAGAAAGCGAAGACCCACGCGTCCAGTGGCACGATGACGCGGTGTTGTATCTGGAATTGATCGAGGCGATGTTGCGCTTTCCCAAGCCGCTGATTGCCGCTGTGAACGGTCCAGCCGTGGCAGGTGGCGCAGGGCTGGTCCTGGCATGCGATATCGTCGTGGCGGCTGAAGACGCGCGTTTCGGCTTTCCCGAGGCGCGTCGTGGTATCGTGGCCGGGCTCGTAGCGCCGCTCTTGGTGTTTCGCATCGGCGCTGGCCATGCGGCGCAACTGCTACTGACCGGCAACCTGATCGACGCCAAGGAAGCACACCGCATCGGCGCTTTTCACCGGCTGGTCTCGCCCGAGCATACGTGGCTGCGCGCCGTTGAATTGGCCGGCGAATGCGCGGCCTGCGCGCCCGAGTCGCTGCTACTGACGAAAATGCTACTGAATGAAACAATCGGCGAGAACATGCTGACGCAACTGTCGGCAGGGGCCGCAGCCAGCGCCACCTCGCGAACTACGGAAGCCGCGGCCGAGGGCCTGGCGGCATTTCTTGAAAAACGCCCGCCCAAGTGGTTGTAG
- a CDS encoding HisA/HisF-related TIM barrel protein, translated as MAALRVIPVLDLMHGVVVRGIAGRRSEYRPIESLLCNSADPVVVARGIIEKLGLSEFYIADLDAIAGAEPAWDLYGQLIGTGARLIIDAGAGDEARAKALADFRTREASLSGVIVGLESLAPVDGEQRGRGNGEPTLGAPRHPALSPCGGEGLSAALRSLVGVVGPERIVFSLDLNAGQPLTNVTAWRAMAPLAIAEAAIAAGVRRLIVLDLANVGVDGGVGTLALCHELRTRQPHIEIIAGGGVRGPDDLAHMASAGCNAALVASALHDGRIDFASISNSASE; from the coding sequence ATGGCTGCTCTCCGCGTCATTCCCGTTCTCGACCTGATGCACGGAGTTGTTGTCCGCGGCATTGCGGGACGGCGCAGCGAGTATCGGCCCATTGAAAGCTTGCTTTGTAACTCGGCTGATCCAGTCGTCGTGGCGCGCGGCATCATCGAGAAGCTTGGGCTCTCGGAGTTTTATATCGCGGACCTTGACGCGATTGCGGGCGCCGAGCCGGCCTGGGATCTTTATGGGCAATTGATTGGCACTGGCGCCAGATTGATCATTGATGCTGGCGCAGGAGACGAAGCACGCGCGAAGGCACTGGCCGATTTTCGCACGCGTGAGGCGTCACTGTCCGGCGTCATTGTGGGGCTTGAAAGCCTTGCGCCGGTTGATGGCGAACAGCGAGGTCGTGGCAATGGCGAACCCACTCTCGGCGCCCCCCGTCACCCTGCCCTCTCCCCCTGCGGAGGCGAGGGATTAAGCGCGGCGCTGCGATCGTTGGTTGGCGTGGTGGGTCCGGAACGAATCGTTTTCAGTCTCGATCTCAATGCTGGCCAGCCTTTGACGAACGTGACCGCGTGGCGCGCGATGGCGCCGCTTGCGATTGCCGAAGCCGCGATCGCGGCGGGCGTCCGACGGCTCATTGTGCTGGACCTGGCCAACGTCGGTGTCGACGGTGGCGTTGGGACGCTTGCGCTGTGCCATGAGCTGCGTACGCGGCAACCGCATATCGAAATCATTGCCGGCGGCGGAGTGCGTGGGCCAGACGATCTCGCGCACATGGCATCGGCCGGATGCAACGCGGCACTCGTGGCATCGGCCTTGCATGATGGAAGAATTGATTTCGCATCAATAAGCAATTCGGCTTCTGAATAG